In the Kribbella sp. NBC_00482 genome, one interval contains:
- a CDS encoding FAD-binding and (Fe-S)-binding domain-containing protein: protein MLTPERPGTGSVAYDVARLAGTLRRELRGAVGDDRGMRALYAADGSNYRAVPDLVVVPADAEDLATAVALTAAAGAPVVMRGGGTSMAGNAIGGVVIDTSRHVNRILDIDTSARTAIVEPGVVLTDLLAAAKPHGLAFGADPSSASRATLGGMIANNACGAHSVAWGTTADNLRSLDVILADATRLTLDSGISTDAALAARPGREGELHRALQGFAGRNELLIRRRFGQFTRQISGYALHRLLPEYGYNVAGLLAGSEGGLAATLRATVQLVELPKAKVLCVLGFADSITSADCVPVVLRHAPLTMESINNELVDRLPTEVRDAAVHAGLPSGNAWLLVEIAGDDEATAASAARAMLEELRDSGATASLVTDPKAQAVLWRCRTDAAGLATRRADGAEAWGGWEDAAVPPQRLGAYLRGLDELLGRHGLSGASYGHFGEGCMHMRIDFDLLSARGITTYREFVEQAADLVVELGGSVSGEHGDGRARGELLSRMYGADGVALLGELKRIWDPAGVLNPGMIVDPPQLDLAIRHDGPAKDRRMLTIFAYPDDEHDFAQAQRRCVGIGKCRQSSGSVMCPSYQVTRDEVHSTRGRAHLLWEMLQGDLITDGWRSTEVRDGLDLCLSCKGCLSDCPVNVDVATYKAEFTHHHYARRPWARPLSHWSMGWLPLWSRLASRAPGFANRFAGLQLTKRLGGIAAEREVPPFAAETFTHWFTHRNSPGAGDGRQVVLWPDTFTNYLAPEIGRAAVAVLEAAGYEVVLPAKPVCCGLTWISTGQLTTARRVLNRSLRVLAPHLQAGTPIVGLEPSCTAAFRHDAPALLADNPLAASAAANTRTFSELLAESGWQPPYVGGAAYVQPHCHQHAVLGFDADRKLMAAACIEADLAEPGCCGLAGNFGFERDHYEISAAVGERTLLPAVRSLPETTTVLADGFSCRTQIAQATTRHPRHLAQLLAQALPTPPG, encoded by the coding sequence ATGTTAACCCCAGAGCGCCCCGGCACCGGATCCGTCGCGTACGACGTCGCGAGGCTGGCCGGCACGTTGCGCCGGGAACTCCGGGGTGCGGTCGGCGACGATCGGGGGATGCGGGCGCTCTACGCCGCGGACGGGTCGAACTACCGCGCGGTGCCGGACCTCGTCGTCGTACCAGCTGATGCCGAGGACCTGGCGACGGCTGTTGCGTTGACTGCCGCGGCTGGGGCGCCGGTGGTGATGCGGGGCGGCGGTACGTCGATGGCGGGCAACGCGATCGGCGGCGTCGTCATCGACACGTCCCGGCATGTGAATCGCATCCTCGACATCGACACGTCGGCGCGTACGGCGATCGTTGAGCCGGGCGTCGTACTGACCGATCTGCTGGCCGCCGCGAAACCGCACGGGCTGGCGTTCGGCGCCGACCCGTCGTCGGCGAGCCGCGCGACCCTCGGCGGCATGATCGCCAACAACGCCTGCGGCGCTCACTCGGTTGCCTGGGGCACCACAGCCGACAACCTCCGCTCCCTGGACGTGATCCTCGCCGACGCAACCCGCCTGACCCTCGACTCCGGCATCAGCACGGATGCCGCGCTCGCCGCTCGGCCGGGGCGGGAGGGGGAGTTGCATCGGGCGCTTCAGGGTTTCGCTGGGCGGAACGAGTTGCTGATCCGCCGACGGTTCGGGCAGTTCACGCGGCAGATCTCGGGTTATGCGCTGCATCGGCTGCTGCCGGAGTACGGGTACAACGTGGCCGGTCTGCTGGCCGGCAGCGAAGGCGGTCTCGCCGCGACGCTCCGGGCGACGGTCCAGCTCGTCGAGTTGCCCAAGGCAAAGGTTCTGTGCGTTCTCGGGTTCGCGGACTCGATCACGTCGGCCGACTGCGTACCGGTCGTGCTGCGGCACGCGCCGCTCACGATGGAGTCCATCAACAACGAACTGGTCGACCGGCTGCCGACCGAGGTGCGGGACGCCGCGGTCCACGCCGGACTCCCGAGCGGGAACGCCTGGCTGCTGGTCGAGATCGCCGGTGACGACGAGGCGACCGCCGCGTCGGCTGCACGGGCGATGCTCGAGGAACTGCGTGATTCCGGTGCGACCGCGTCCCTCGTGACCGATCCGAAGGCGCAAGCGGTCCTGTGGCGGTGCCGTACGGACGCCGCGGGCCTGGCGACGCGTCGCGCGGATGGGGCCGAGGCGTGGGGCGGTTGGGAGGACGCCGCCGTACCACCGCAGCGGTTGGGCGCCTACCTGCGCGGTCTCGACGAGTTGCTCGGGCGGCACGGTCTGTCGGGGGCGTCGTACGGGCATTTCGGCGAGGGCTGCATGCACATGCGGATCGACTTCGACCTGCTGAGTGCGCGCGGGATCACGACGTACCGGGAGTTCGTCGAGCAGGCCGCGGACCTGGTGGTCGAGCTCGGCGGTTCGGTGTCCGGCGAACACGGTGACGGGCGGGCGCGCGGGGAGCTGCTCAGCAGGATGTACGGCGCCGATGGGGTGGCGCTGCTTGGCGAGCTGAAGCGGATCTGGGATCCGGCGGGTGTGCTGAACCCGGGCATGATCGTCGACCCGCCGCAGCTCGACCTCGCGATCCGGCACGACGGGCCGGCCAAGGATCGCAGAATGTTGACAATCTTCGCCTATCCGGACGATGAGCACGACTTCGCGCAGGCTCAGCGGCGGTGCGTCGGGATCGGGAAGTGTCGGCAGTCGTCAGGCAGCGTGATGTGTCCGAGCTACCAGGTGACGCGGGACGAGGTGCACTCGACGCGGGGACGGGCGCATCTGTTGTGGGAGATGTTGCAGGGCGACCTGATCACGGACGGGTGGCGGTCGACCGAGGTCCGCGACGGGCTGGACCTTTGCCTGTCGTGCAAGGGATGTCTGTCGGACTGCCCGGTGAATGTCGACGTGGCGACGTATAAGGCCGAGTTCACCCACCACCACTACGCGCGACGTCCGTGGGCGCGGCCGTTGTCGCACTGGTCGATGGGCTGGCTGCCGCTGTGGTCCCGCCTCGCGTCCCGGGCACCGGGCTTCGCGAACCGTTTCGCCGGTCTGCAACTGACCAAACGCCTCGGCGGAATCGCTGCGGAACGGGAAGTCCCGCCCTTCGCGGCAGAGACCTTCACCCACTGGTTCACCCACCGCAACAGCCCTGGGGCGGGTGATGGGCGGCAGGTTGTGCTGTGGCCGGACACGTTTACCAATTACCTCGCGCCGGAGATCGGCCGTGCTGCGGTCGCCGTACTGGAGGCCGCCGGGTACGAAGTTGTGCTGCCTGCGAAGCCGGTTTGCTGCGGGCTCACCTGGATCTCGACCGGCCAACTCACCACCGCCCGCCGCGTCCTCAACCGATCCCTCCGCGTGCTCGCTCCACACCTCCAAGCCGGTACGCCGATCGTCGGCCTAGAGCCCAGCTGTACGGCGGCCTTCCGCCACGACGCCCCCGCTCTCCTCGCCGACAATCCGCTCGCCGCGTCGGCGGCCGCGAACACCCGCACGTTCTCCGAGTTGCTCGCCGAGTCCGGCTGGCAACCGCCGTACGTCGGGGGAGCGGCGTACGTCCAACCGCACTGCCACCAGCACGCCGTCCTCGGCTTCGACGCCGACCGCAAACTGATGGCAGCGGCCTGTATCGAGGCGGATCTCGCGGAACCGGGTTGCTGCGGTCTCGCCGGCAACTTCGGCTTCGAACGCGACCACTACGAGATCTCCGCGGCGGTCGGTGAACGCACGCTGCTCCCCGCCGTACGGTCGTTGCCCGAGACAACCACCGTCCTGGCCGACGGCTTCAGCTGCCGCACCCAGATCGCCCAAGCCACCACCCGCCACCCCCGCCACCTGGCCCAACTCCTCGCCCAAGCCCTCCCCACCCCGCCTGGCTAG
- a CDS encoding aminotransferase-like domain-containing protein, translated as MPALPYAARAAGLVGSVIDSSTSLLHKQTHDIVRFAMGSPAAEAVPAQILSAIAADELSRPSSYDYAATEGDPPLHAALLEMLRGTSDETTAERLTITAGGMQGLDLFCKIFVDPGDLVVVESPTYTNGSATALSYGAELLEVPVDDDGMIVDDLPRLLDGRRPKAIYTIPTFQNPSGATLSLERRHRLLELARSWGSMVIDDDPYGLLRFAGEPLPTLRELGAGDPLVFAVRTFSKIVAPGLRVGWVDADPELQQLLINAKQAMDTCTNLPAQRLLTGFLTGGHLEEHLVRQRAEYKLRKEAMRAALTEHFGDIAHWTDPEGGFFLWVTLENGVNAEELFELALAEGVAFIPGPAFSPTARFQNAFRLCFASTPPARIHEGITRLRRATDKLVP; from the coding sequence TTGCCAGCACTCCCGTACGCCGCACGCGCCGCCGGATTGGTGGGTTCGGTGATCGACTCGAGTACGTCGCTACTGCACAAGCAGACGCACGACATCGTCCGCTTCGCGATGGGATCACCCGCGGCCGAGGCAGTACCGGCGCAGATCCTGTCCGCGATCGCGGCCGACGAGCTGAGCCGGCCCTCCAGCTACGACTACGCGGCGACCGAGGGCGACCCACCGCTGCACGCGGCGCTGCTGGAGATGCTGCGCGGGACCAGCGACGAGACGACCGCCGAGCGGCTCACCATCACGGCCGGCGGCATGCAGGGCCTCGACCTGTTCTGCAAGATCTTCGTCGACCCGGGCGATCTGGTCGTCGTCGAGTCGCCGACGTACACGAACGGCAGCGCGACCGCGCTCTCGTACGGCGCGGAGCTGCTCGAGGTACCGGTCGACGACGATGGGATGATTGTCGACGATCTACCGCGGCTGCTCGACGGGCGGCGGCCGAAGGCGATCTACACGATCCCGACGTTCCAGAACCCGTCCGGCGCGACGCTCTCCCTCGAACGGCGGCATCGCCTGCTGGAGCTGGCCAGGTCGTGGGGCTCGATGGTGATCGACGACGACCCGTACGGTCTGCTCCGGTTCGCGGGCGAGCCGCTCCCGACGCTGCGCGAACTCGGCGCGGGCGATCCGCTGGTCTTCGCCGTACGGACGTTCTCGAAGATCGTCGCGCCCGGTCTGCGCGTCGGGTGGGTCGACGCGGATCCCGAACTGCAGCAGCTGCTGATCAACGCGAAGCAAGCGATGGACACCTGCACGAACCTGCCTGCACAACGGCTGCTCACCGGGTTCCTGACCGGCGGGCATCTCGAGGAACATCTCGTTCGGCAGCGGGCGGAGTACAAACTGCGCAAGGAAGCGATGCGTGCCGCGCTGACCGAGCACTTCGGCGACATCGCGCACTGGACCGATCCGGAGGGCGGCTTCTTCCTCTGGGTCACGCTGGAGAACGGCGTCAACGCCGAGGAACTGTTCGAACTCGCGCTGGCCGAAGGCGTCGCGTTCATCCCCGGCCCGGCCTTCTCCCCCACCGCCCGCTTCCAGAACGCCTTCCGCCTCTGCTTCGCCTCGACACCCCCCGCCCGCATCCACGAAGGCATCACCCGCCTCCGCCGAGCCACCGACAAACTCGTCCCCTAG
- a CDS encoding M24 family metallopeptidase, whose product MSEPPTTEYGARLAKVRAVLAERGLGALVVSDPANLFYLTGYDAWSFYTPQCLLVPAEGDVRLFARAMDAAGASYTCDLRADQIHGYPEQLVHRPDVHPYDWIANVCHELIPAGADVAIESDAHYFTARSYLALSNGLPGRRLVDSAELVNWVRLVKSPSEIDRLRIAGSIAEQAMRTALDRLQPGRRQCDVAAEILAAQTIGTPEHGGEYPAIVPMLPTGAAAGTPHLTWSDRPFVDNEATTIELAGVFGRYHAPLARTVMLGDPPRRLRETAKIVADGMRAALSAIRPGVTGGAVHAAFNDVIAAHGLVKESRIGYSIGIGYPPDWGERTVSLRPEETTVLAAGMAFHLILGMWMDGWGYELSEPVVVTADGVERLTGLSHELTIRR is encoded by the coding sequence ATGAGCGAGCCTCCGACGACCGAGTACGGCGCCCGCCTGGCGAAGGTTCGTGCCGTCCTGGCCGAGCGTGGTCTGGGCGCGCTCGTGGTCAGCGATCCCGCGAACCTCTTCTACCTGACCGGGTACGACGCGTGGTCGTTCTACACGCCGCAATGCCTGCTGGTTCCGGCCGAGGGCGACGTGCGGCTGTTCGCGCGGGCGATGGACGCGGCCGGAGCGTCGTACACCTGCGACCTGCGCGCGGACCAGATCCACGGGTATCCCGAGCAGCTGGTCCACCGGCCGGACGTCCATCCGTACGACTGGATCGCGAACGTCTGCCACGAGCTGATCCCGGCCGGCGCCGACGTCGCGATCGAGAGCGACGCGCACTACTTCACCGCGCGCAGCTACCTTGCCCTCAGCAACGGTCTGCCCGGGCGCCGGCTGGTCGACTCGGCCGAGCTGGTGAACTGGGTCCGGCTGGTCAAGTCGCCGTCCGAGATCGACCGGCTGCGGATCGCCGGGTCGATCGCCGAGCAGGCGATGCGGACCGCGCTCGACCGGCTCCAGCCGGGTCGGCGGCAGTGCGACGTGGCCGCGGAGATCCTCGCAGCGCAGACGATCGGCACACCGGAGCACGGCGGTGAGTACCCGGCGATCGTGCCGATGCTGCCGACCGGTGCCGCCGCCGGTACACCGCACCTCACCTGGAGCGATCGTCCGTTTGTCGACAACGAAGCCACCACGATCGAGCTGGCCGGCGTGTTCGGCCGGTACCACGCCCCGCTCGCCCGCACGGTGATGCTCGGCGACCCGCCGCGACGGCTCCGCGAGACCGCGAAGATCGTTGCCGACGGCATGCGGGCCGCATTGTCGGCAATCCGACCAGGTGTCACCGGCGGCGCCGTGCACGCCGCGTTCAACGACGTGATCGCCGCGCACGGTCTGGTGAAGGAATCGCGGATCGGGTACTCGATCGGTATCGGGTACCCGCCGGACTGGGGTGAACGCACCGTCAGCCTGCGGCCCGAGGAGACCACCGTGCTGGCCGCGGGAATGGCGTTCCACCTCATCCTCGGGATGTGGATGGACGGCTGGGGCTACGAACTGTCCGAGCCCGTGGTGGTCACCGCCGACGGAGTGGAACGACTGACCGGTCTGTCCCACGAACTGACGATCAGGAGGTAG
- a CDS encoding maleate cis-trans isomerase family protein has translation MSTRPSTHPMPAAVPPLLQTGVGVVAPYDFALDRELWRWVPDDVTLHVTRTPYAPMAATVEMAVHISDPELIARTTYNVLAVAPLAVAYACTFGSFVGGLTGELALVDAMVGAGAPAAVTTSGALLLALRRLGVNRIATVTPYTNDLTAGLTAFLAQAGIEVVATAGLGLIAQIWAVPYETTVELVRSVDSDAVEAIFISCTNLPTYDVIAGLEATLGKPVLTANQVTMWSVLELAGHTGIGPGQRLLSL, from the coding sequence ATGAGCACGCGTCCCTCCACCCATCCGATGCCGGCGGCGGTGCCTCCACTGCTGCAGACCGGCGTCGGTGTCGTCGCGCCGTACGACTTCGCGCTCGACCGCGAACTGTGGCGCTGGGTGCCCGACGACGTCACGCTGCACGTCACGCGGACGCCGTACGCACCGATGGCCGCCACCGTCGAGATGGCGGTGCACATCTCGGATCCGGAGCTGATCGCACGGACGACGTACAACGTGCTCGCGGTGGCCCCGCTCGCGGTCGCGTACGCCTGCACGTTCGGCAGTTTCGTCGGCGGGCTGACCGGCGAACTGGCGCTGGTGGACGCGATGGTCGGCGCCGGCGCGCCGGCCGCGGTGACCACGAGCGGCGCGTTGCTGCTCGCGCTGCGCCGGCTCGGGGTCAACCGGATCGCGACGGTCACGCCGTACACGAACGACCTGACCGCGGGACTGACCGCGTTCCTCGCGCAGGCCGGGATCGAGGTGGTCGCGACCGCCGGGCTCGGCCTGATCGCACAGATCTGGGCCGTCCCCTACGAGACGACCGTGGAGCTGGTCCGCAGCGTCGACAGCGACGCGGTGGAGGCGATCTTCATCAGCTGCACGAACCTGCCGACGTACGACGTGATCGCCGGGCTGGAGGCGACGCTCGGCAAGCCGGTGCTGACCGCGAACCAGGTCACGATGTGGTCCGTGCTCGAACTCGCCGGGCATACCGGGATCGGTCCGGGACAGCGATTGCTGAGCCTCTGA
- a CDS encoding D-2-hydroxyacid dehydrogenase — protein sequence MPALPASAQRPVIAVLCERATDQPPGLDVLPVDFRYCAADGLGEAVRGARALMLWDFFSTAVRDVWADADALEWIHVTAAGVDTLLFDELRDSAVVVTNAHGVFDRPIAEYVLGAVIANAKDSLRSFDLQRGRRWQHRETRSVLGAKALVVGTGAIGRETARLLRAAGLEVRGAGRVARGDDPDFGEIVASSNLPAEAGWADHLVIAAPLTAATRGLVDTAVLGAMRPGAHLVNVARGPIVDETALLAAVRGGRIAATLDVFDDEPLPPDHPFWDAPNVTVTAHMSGDVIGWRDTLADQFATNVRRWLAGEPLLNLVDKKLGYVPTGDR from the coding sequence GTGCCAGCCCTGCCAGCAAGCGCCCAGCGACCGGTGATCGCGGTGCTCTGTGAGCGTGCGACCGACCAGCCGCCTGGCCTCGACGTGCTGCCGGTCGACTTCCGGTACTGCGCCGCGGACGGGCTGGGCGAGGCGGTTCGGGGTGCTCGGGCCCTGATGCTCTGGGACTTCTTCTCCACGGCGGTCCGGGACGTCTGGGCGGACGCCGATGCGCTCGAGTGGATCCATGTGACCGCGGCCGGGGTCGACACGCTGCTCTTCGACGAACTGCGGGACTCCGCGGTCGTGGTTACGAACGCGCACGGTGTGTTCGACCGGCCGATCGCCGAGTACGTGCTCGGCGCGGTGATCGCGAACGCCAAGGACAGTCTCCGCAGCTTCGACCTGCAGCGCGGCCGTCGCTGGCAGCACCGCGAGACCCGCAGCGTGCTGGGCGCGAAGGCGCTCGTCGTCGGGACCGGTGCGATCGGAAGAGAGACTGCCCGGCTGCTCCGCGCCGCCGGGTTGGAGGTGCGGGGCGCCGGCCGGGTCGCGCGAGGGGACGACCCGGACTTCGGCGAGATTGTTGCCAGCAGCAATCTTCCGGCCGAGGCCGGCTGGGCCGACCACCTCGTGATCGCCGCGCCGTTGACCGCCGCGACCCGTGGGCTCGTCGACACTGCGGTGCTCGGCGCGATGCGGCCCGGCGCGCACCTCGTCAACGTTGCCCGCGGTCCGATTGTCGACGAAACGGCACTGCTCGCCGCGGTCCGCGGCGGACGGATCGCAGCCACCCTCGATGTCTTCGACGACGAGCCGCTGCCCCCGGACCATCCGTTCTGGGACGCGCCGAACGTGACCGTCACCGCGCACATGTCCGGTGACGTGATCGGCTGGCGCGACACCCTCGCGGACCAGTTCGCGACCAACGTACGGCGCTGGCTGGCCGGCGAACCGCTGCTGAACCTTGTCGACAAGAAGCTTGGCTACGTTCCGACAGGAGATCGATGA
- a CDS encoding amidase, producing MRQASELVEGYRTGALSPVEATQEALDAIERYDEQVNAFVLVDAEGALAAAKASEARWHSGTPLGPGDGVPTSIKDALWTKGWPTMRGSTMIDPAGPWDEDAPSVARLRETGAVFLGKTTTPEYSWKGVTDSHTYGATGNPWDPAMTSGGSSGGSATAVGLGMGVWSLGTDGGGSVRIPAAFTGTVALKPTYGLIPLFPPSAFGTLSHAGPMTRTVRDTAALLDVVTGFDARDWSAMPTPGRSFLDGLDDGVAGLRIGFSVDLGFVDNHPQVEALVRTAVGVLESLGAEVTEVDPGFPDPIDAFNVLWWSGAAKVLSAYTVDDRVDPGLRRVAELGAAYTASDFLDASAIRMDLGTLMGRFHERYDVLVTPTLPITAFPVGQDVPDGSASPDWTDWTPYTYPFNLTQQPALSVPCGFTRAGLPVGLQVVAPRHADALTLRVGQAYQAATDWHRRTPTLEAQ from the coding sequence ATGAGACAAGCATCCGAGCTGGTCGAGGGTTACCGCACCGGCGCGCTGTCCCCGGTCGAGGCGACACAGGAAGCGCTGGACGCGATCGAGCGGTACGACGAGCAGGTCAACGCCTTCGTTCTCGTCGACGCGGAAGGTGCGCTCGCCGCGGCCAAGGCGTCGGAAGCCCGCTGGCACTCCGGCACGCCACTCGGTCCCGGCGACGGTGTCCCGACGTCCATCAAGGACGCATTGTGGACAAAAGGATGGCCGACAATGCGCGGCAGCACGATGATCGACCCGGCCGGTCCGTGGGACGAGGACGCGCCGTCCGTCGCCCGGCTGCGTGAGACCGGCGCGGTCTTCCTAGGCAAGACGACGACGCCGGAGTACTCCTGGAAGGGCGTCACCGACTCCCACACGTACGGCGCGACGGGCAACCCGTGGGATCCGGCGATGACGTCGGGCGGATCGAGCGGCGGATCGGCGACCGCGGTCGGACTCGGGATGGGCGTGTGGTCGCTCGGCACGGACGGCGGCGGATCGGTCCGGATCCCGGCCGCGTTCACCGGCACGGTCGCGCTGAAACCGACGTACGGGCTGATTCCGTTGTTCCCGCCGAGCGCGTTCGGGACGTTGTCGCACGCGGGGCCGATGACGCGGACCGTGCGCGACACGGCCGCGCTGCTCGATGTTGTCACCGGGTTCGACGCGCGGGACTGGTCGGCGATGCCGACGCCGGGCCGGTCGTTCCTGGACGGGCTCGACGACGGGGTCGCCGGGTTGCGGATCGGGTTCTCTGTAGATCTTGGTTTTGTTGACAATCATCCTCAGGTCGAGGCGCTGGTGCGGACCGCGGTCGGCGTCCTCGAGAGTCTGGGCGCCGAGGTGACGGAGGTGGATCCGGGGTTCCCGGATCCGATCGACGCGTTCAACGTGCTGTGGTGGTCCGGCGCCGCGAAGGTGCTCTCGGCGTACACGGTCGACGATCGCGTCGATCCGGGACTGCGCCGGGTAGCGGAGCTCGGAGCGGCGTACACCGCGTCGGACTTCCTCGACGCGAGCGCGATCCGGATGGACCTCGGGACGCTGATGGGCCGCTTCCACGAGCGGTACGACGTACTCGTCACGCCGACGTTGCCGATCACGGCGTTCCCGGTCGGCCAGGATGTGCCGGACGGTTCGGCGTCGCCGGACTGGACCGACTGGACGCCGTACACGTATCCGTTCAATCTCACCCAGCAGCCGGCGCTGAGCGTGCCGTGCGGCTTCACTCGCGCCGGGCTGCCGGTGGGACTGCAGGTTGTCGCGCCGCGGCACGCCGACGCGCTGACGCTGCGGGTCGGCCAGGCGTATCAAGCAGCCACCGACTGGCATCGGCGTACCCCGACCTTGGAGGCCCAGTGA
- a CDS encoding DUF3830 family protein, which produces MSKHITVSLDKRGVSCVAKLLDDVAPRTCAAVWDALPLSAPVFHGKYARNEIYTLLPGFAPDPGKENTTVTPIPGDLCWFSFDSDDLGNPAYGYENTTGTGTTGAIVDLAVFYGRNNLLINGDQGWVPGNVFGAITENLDEFAAACQDLWMGGARGETLSFSRL; this is translated from the coding sequence GTGAGCAAGCACATCACCGTCAGCCTGGACAAGCGCGGCGTGAGTTGCGTGGCGAAGTTGCTCGACGACGTCGCGCCGCGGACGTGCGCGGCGGTGTGGGACGCGCTGCCGCTGTCGGCGCCGGTGTTCCACGGCAAGTACGCGCGGAACGAGATCTACACGTTGCTGCCGGGGTTCGCACCCGATCCCGGCAAGGAGAACACGACGGTCACGCCGATCCCGGGCGACCTGTGCTGGTTCTCGTTCGACTCCGACGATCTGGGCAACCCGGCGTACGGGTACGAGAACACGACCGGCACCGGGACGACTGGTGCGATTGTCGACCTTGCGGTGTTCTACGGCCGCAACAACCTGCTGATCAACGGCGATCAGGGCTGGGTCCCCGGCAACGTGTTCGGCGCGATCACCGAGAACCTCGACGAGTTCGCCGCCGCCTGCCAGGACCTCTGGATGGGCGGCGCGCGAGGGGAGACGCTGTCGTTCAGCCGGTTGTGA